One segment of candidate division KSB1 bacterium DNA contains the following:
- a CDS encoding FG-GAP-like repeat-containing protein gives MRYFIFSFVVLIIIFLISGAAHAQVGPLVFASYKINDDDFPLSLGDNDGRPESCETIELAVSLTNLGTATATDVEVQNLSCSDPDISVIDTDNCWGSIPGGTTKENECQFGFVIKSSLTAGKTITFSMTILASNGGPWNRTFNVNIYVQNQEQFFCDVFDGSPGVKNTTVTWADIIGNDGRLDFLTVGQDNNLREVSKLYRNDAPGGHFVDVSTTASIIGVRDGSAAWGDYDNDEDLDLLLTGDATNSHGLARVARLYRYEGGGRFTDISTSLPGVRNGAGVWGDYDNDGDLDILLTGSSAPGVNITKIYKNEKGSFSEAVSLPGVAGGSAAAWGDYDNDGDLDILLTGQDITGNPVAMVYRNTNGSFENIGAPLTGVSASAVAWGDYDSDGDLDILLAGRQSNGNRITRVYRNTNGSFADINAGLPGITNGSVAWGDYDNDGDLDILLVGEASTGSISKVYRNNNDATFSDTAALLIGVKSSSANWGDYDNDGDLDILLAGEDDQYGFGPITKVYRNTVARVNTRPAVPTNLSGSITGSSAIFRWNKSTDNETAQNGLTYNVRLGTTPNGIQNVSPMSNLANGFRRVPKIGNASHLNSFTIKNLSPGTTYYWSVQAVDNAFAGSAFAAEQSFTVPPNRVPVVANVIPNPTLSVSGPAFTRDLNASPAVFNDPDGDVLTYTANSSATNIATASISGSILTVTPIAGGSATITVTANDGRGGTVSTTFTVTVTTNRAPVVVSTIPNQNLTVGGTPFTQNLMAIFSDPDGDALIFTASSSATNIATASISGSTLTVTAVSGGSATITVTATDGKSQAVSTSFTVTVANRPPVVVGTIPNQSLTVGGTPFTQNLTAIFSDPDGDALIFTGSSSATNIATASISGSTLTVTAVSGGSATITVTATDGKSQAVSTSFTVTVANRPPVVVGTIPNQSLTVGGTPFTQSLTAIFSDPDGDALIFTASSSATNIATANVPTGSSILTVTAVSGGIAVITVTATDGKSQAVSTSFTVTVANRPPVVTNTIPNQSLTVGGTPFTQNLNTVFSDPDGDALAFTASSSATNIATASISGSTLTVTPIAGGSATITVTANDGKGGSVSTTFTVTVTDNQPPRITHTPIMSAVPGGQPILITATVSDDRGILSVQLMYRRGGATSFSAVTMTSVSGANNYQALIPASDVTSRGVEYFILVTDVDNAQTRLPSTGGFSIQIQVTSEAKPTAQPSGSAATAYRLISVPLQLDNPSANAILEDDLGAYDDTKWRLYGLTPATSENLSNKEPYTELRTGGDLSPGKSLFLIVRDPGKTITIGAAKSLKTDQEFQITLQRGHNFVGTPFNFTIPASKLRLQSGGTVNLRTFTGSFTPATEMQPWEGYYIANLNQASDILIVNPNLSAAAISKATGSGWRLRILASCGEARDDYNFAGASLESHDGYDGNDLSEPPPIGEYVSVYFPHPEWQKPLSRFSDDIRSASNPNQKWRFVVESNISNELVMLRFDGLKEIDAASAVFLVDEALQYKQNLRANAIYSYQPRNRESAKAFTLIVGKDDFISEQTANAQGAPENFVLEQNFPNPFNPETAIRFGLPQQSVVTIKIFDLAGHEVATLLDRVELPAGRHQRVWDGRDAQGRTTVSGIYFCRLTATGFAKTVKLTMMR, from the coding sequence ATGAGGTACTTCATTTTTTCATTTGTCGTCTTGATCATAATTTTTTTGATCAGCGGCGCGGCTCATGCGCAGGTTGGGCCGCTTGTGTTTGCCAGCTATAAGATCAATGATGACGATTTTCCGCTGAGCCTTGGCGACAATGATGGTCGGCCAGAGAGTTGCGAGACTATCGAGCTCGCTGTTTCTCTAACAAATCTTGGCACGGCCACCGCGACTGACGTCGAGGTGCAAAATCTTTCATGCTCGGATCCGGATATATCGGTTATTGATACGGATAATTGCTGGGGAAGCATCCCTGGGGGTACCACCAAAGAGAATGAGTGCCAATTCGGTTTCGTGATCAAATCCAGCTTGACGGCAGGCAAAACGATCACTTTTTCAATGACGATTTTGGCGAGTAATGGTGGGCCCTGGAACAGAACTTTTAATGTCAACATATATGTCCAGAATCAGGAACAATTTTTTTGTGACGTCTTCGACGGTTCGCCCGGCGTTAAGAACACTACAGTGACTTGGGCCGATATCATCGGCAATGACGGACGATTGGATTTTTTAACGGTAGGCCAAGATAATAATTTGAGGGAAGTCAGCAAGCTTTATCGTAATGATGCACCGGGGGGACATTTCGTCGATGTGAGCACGACGGCCTCGATCATTGGTGTGCGCGATGGCTCTGCCGCCTGGGGCGACTATGACAATGACGAAGATTTGGACCTCTTGCTGACTGGTGATGCGACAAATTCTCATGGGTTGGCGAGAGTAGCGCGGCTTTATCGCTATGAAGGAGGTGGTCGCTTTACCGACATCTCCACTTCATTGCCTGGGGTTCGCAATGGTGCTGGAGTTTGGGGTGATTACGACAACGACGGCGATTTGGATATTTTGTTGACCGGCTCGTCGGCGCCCGGGGTTAACATCACCAAAATTTACAAAAATGAGAAGGGGAGTTTTTCGGAAGCTGTGAGCTTGCCCGGCGTAGCCGGCGGCAGCGCAGCGGCGTGGGGGGATTATGATAACGACGGCGATTTGGATATTCTGTTAACCGGCCAAGATATCACGGGCAATCCGGTGGCTATGGTCTATCGAAATACGAATGGCAGTTTCGAGAATATTGGCGCGCCACTCACCGGCGTTTCCGCCAGCGCGGTGGCTTGGGGTGATTATGACAGCGATGGCGATTTGGATATCTTATTAGCCGGACGCCAGAGTAACGGCAATCGAATCACCAGAGTTTATCGCAACACCAATGGAAGCTTTGCAGACATTAATGCGGGCTTGCCAGGGATAACAAATGGTTCTGTAGCTTGGGGTGATTATGATAACGACGGTGATTTGGATATTCTGTTGGTAGGCGAGGCAAGCACAGGCTCGATTTCCAAGGTTTATCGAAATAATAACGACGCAACTTTTTCCGATACTGCTGCCTTGCTGATCGGAGTTAAATCGAGTTCCGCCAATTGGGGCGATTATGACAACGACGGTGATCTGGATATTCTATTAGCCGGAGAAGATGATCAATATGGTTTCGGACCAATTACTAAAGTTTATCGAAACACCGTTGCAAGGGTAAATACCCGTCCTGCCGTACCAACTAATCTGTCAGGCTCGATTACTGGAAGCTCGGCAATTTTCAGGTGGAATAAATCCACTGACAATGAGACCGCACAAAACGGTTTAACTTACAATGTCCGCTTGGGAACTACGCCGAACGGCATACAAAATGTCTCACCGATGTCCAACTTAGCGAACGGCTTTCGCCGCGTTCCCAAAATCGGCAATGCCAGCCATCTCAACAGTTTCACCATCAAAAACCTGTCGCCGGGAACAACCTATTATTGGAGCGTGCAAGCAGTTGACAATGCGTTTGCCGGCTCTGCTTTTGCAGCGGAGCAGAGTTTTACGGTGCCTCCCAACCGTGTACCAGTCGTGGCCAATGTTATTCCGAATCCAACTCTTAGCGTCAGCGGCCCAGCATTCACGCGTGATCTGAATGCTTCTCCGGCAGTGTTCAATGACCCAGATGGAGATGTGCTGACTTACACCGCGAATTCGAGCGCCACGAATATTGCGACAGCAAGCATTTCAGGCAGCATACTCACAGTCACGCCCATTGCTGGCGGAAGCGCGACGATCACCGTGACCGCCAATGACGGCCGCGGTGGAACCGTTTCGACCACCTTCACCGTAACCGTTACAACCAACCGGGCGCCGGTTGTGGTCAGCACCATTCCCAATCAAAACCTAACGGTTGGCGGGACGCCGTTCACGCAGAATTTGATGGCGATCTTTAGTGATCCGGATGGTGACGCCTTGATTTTTACGGCCAGCTCAAGCGCCACGAATATTGCGACAGCAAGCATTTCAGGCAGCACACTCACCGTGACAGCCGTCTCCGGCGGCAGCGCCACGATCACGGTCACGGCCACCGATGGCAAGAGCCAGGCCGTCTCGACGTCTTTCACGGTGACAGTTGCCAACCGGCCGCCGGTTGTGGTCGGCACCATTCCCAATCAAAGCCTAACGGTTGGCGGGACGCCGTTCACGCAGAATTTGACGGCGATCTTTAGTGATCCGGATGGCGACGCCTTGATTTTTACGGGCAGCTCAAGCGCCACGAATATTGCGACAGCAAGCATTTCAGGCAGCACACTCACCGTGACAGCCGTCTCCGGCGGCAGCGCCACGATCACGGTCACGGCCACCGATGGCAAGAGCCAGGCCGTCTCGACGTCTTTCACGGTGACAGTTGCCAACCGGCCGCCGGTTGTGGTCGGCACCATTCCCAATCAAAGCCTAACGGTTGGCGGGACGCCGTTCACGCAGAGTTTGACGGCGATCTTTAGTGATCCGGATGGCGACGCCTTGATTTTTACGGCCAGCTCAAGCGCCACGAATATTGCGACAGCAAATGTACCCACCGGCAGCAGCATTCTCACGGTGACGGCGGTTTCCGGCGGCATTGCCGTGATTACAGTCACGGCCACCGATGGCAAGAGCCAGGCCGTCTCGACGTCATTCACGGTAACAGTTGCCAACCGCCCGCCAGTGGTGACCAACACCATTCCCAATCAAAGCCTAACGGTTGGCGGGACGCCATTCACCCAAAATTTGAATACGGTCTTCAGTGATCCGGATGGTGACGCGCTGGCTTTTACGGCCAGCTCAAGCGCCACGAATATCGCGACAGCAAGCATTTCAGGCAGCACGCTCACAGTCACGCCTATTGCTGGCGGAAGCGCGACGATCACCGTGACCGCCAATGACGGCAAGGGTGGATCGGTTTCGACGACATTTACGGTCACTGTGACGGACAATCAACCACCGCGCATTACACATACCCCGATCATGTCGGCGGTGCCGGGCGGCCAGCCCATTCTCATCACTGCTACCGTTAGCGATGACCGCGGCATACTGAGCGTTCAGTTAATGTATCGTCGCGGCGGCGCAACAAGTTTCTCTGCGGTGACGATGACATCGGTAAGCGGGGCCAACAATTATCAAGCTTTGATTCCGGCGAGCGATGTGACCTCGCGGGGCGTGGAGTATTTTATTCTCGTAACGGATGTGGACAACGCGCAAACCCGGCTGCCGTCAACAGGTGGCTTTTCCATTCAAATTCAAGTGACCAGTGAAGCCAAACCAACGGCGCAACCGAGCGGCAGCGCCGCAACCGCTTATCGGCTGATCTCCGTGCCGCTGCAATTGGATAATCCTTCTGCGAATGCGATTTTGGAAGATGATCTTGGCGCTTATGATGACACCAAATGGCGGCTTTATGGTTTGACGCCGGCGACCTCGGAAAATTTGAGCAATAAAGAACCTTACACCGAGCTTCGCACCGGCGGCGATCTTTCGCCCGGCAAAAGCTTGTTCTTGATTGTGCGCGATCCCGGCAAGACCATCACGATTGGGGCGGCGAAATCCCTCAAAACCGACCAGGAATTTCAGATCACTTTGCAGCGCGGGCATAATTTTGTCGGAACGCCGTTTAATTTCACCATTCCCGCGAGCAAGCTGCGCTTGCAAAGCGGCGGCACAGTGAACTTGCGAACGTTCACTGGCAGTTTCACCCCGGCCACCGAGATGCAGCCGTGGGAAGGTTATTATATAGCGAACTTGAATCAGGCCTCCGACATTCTCATCGTCAATCCGAATCTTTCGGCTGCTGCGATAAGCAAAGCCACTGGTAGCGGCTGGCGGCTGCGCATTCTCGCAAGCTGTGGCGAAGCGCGCGATGATTACAATTTCGCTGGCGCGTCATTAGAGAGCCACGACGGCTATGACGGCAATGACCTCTCTGAGCCGCCGCCGATTGGCGAGTATGTTTCGGTTTATTTCCCGCATCCCGAATGGCAAAAACCGCTCAGCCGCTTTAGCGACGACATAAGATCGGCCTCCAATCCCAATCAGAAATGGCGCTTTGTGGTGGAGAGCAACATCTCCAACGAGCTGGTGATGTTGCGCTTTGACGGCTTAAAAGAAATTGACGCCGCTTCTGCCGTTTTTCTTGTGGACGAGGCGTTGCAATACAAACAAAATCTGCGTGCGAATGCAATTTACTCATACCAGCCGCGCAACCGTGAAAGCGCGAAAGCATTCACCTTGATCGTCGGCAAGGATGATTTTATTTCCGAGCAAACCGCGAATGCGCAAGGCGCGCCGGAGAATTTTGTTTTGGAACAAAACTTTCCGAACCCATTCAATCCGGAAACTGCGATTCGTTTCGGCCTGCCGCAGCAGAGCGTGGTAACGATCAAGATTTTCGACCTCGCCGGACATGAAGTGGCGACGTTGTTAGACCGCGTTGAATTGCCAGCAGGACGGCACCAGCGTGTGTGGGATGGCCGGGACGCGCAGGGTAGAACAACTGTGAGCGGAATTTATTTCTGCCGTTTGACGGCTACGGGATTTGCCAAAACCGTGAAATTGACTATGATGCGATAA
- a CDS encoding DsrE/DsrF/DrsH-like family protein yields the protein MSENGKNGKIEKVSIIISRGSLDGVYPGLIMANGARMEGIEATLFFTFFGLEAIMKKRMKKLKVATVGNPGMHIPSLVGILPGMSAFATKMMKKEMEKLDIPPVNEFIEMVHDAGARLYACKASVDMFHLKKEDFCDQVEDIINVGTFYEKSAGAQIIFT from the coding sequence ATGTCTGAAAACGGCAAAAACGGAAAAATCGAGAAGGTCTCCATCATCATTTCGCGAGGCTCTCTCGACGGCGTCTATCCGGGCCTGATCATGGCCAACGGCGCCCGCATGGAAGGCATCGAGGCGACGCTCTTCTTCACTTTTTTCGGATTGGAGGCGATCATGAAAAAACGCATGAAGAAGCTGAAGGTCGCGACGGTCGGCAATCCCGGCATGCACATTCCCTCGCTGGTCGGCATTCTGCCCGGCATGTCGGCGTTCGCCACCAAAATGATGAAAAAGGAAATGGAGAAGCTCGACATTCCGCCGGTGAACGAGTTCATCGAAATGGTGCACGACGCCGGCGCCAGGCTGTACGCCTGCAAAGCTTCGGTGGATATGTTTCATCTGAAGAAAGAAGACTTCTGCGATCAAGTCGAAGACATCATCAACGTCGGCACGTTTTACGAGAAGTCCGCCGGCGCGCAGATTATTTTTACGTGA
- a CDS encoding TusE/DsrC/DsvC family sulfur relay protein produces MSTLTLDIKFNEEGFLVDAKEWTEDLARYLAEQEGILQLTDRHWDVIRFMRKEYLENGEVPTIRRLKNAGGIPTKELYELFPNGPAKKAARIAGLPKPKGCV; encoded by the coding sequence ATGTCAACTTTAACTTTGGATATCAAATTCAACGAGGAAGGCTTTCTGGTCGATGCGAAGGAATGGACGGAAGACTTGGCGCGGTATTTGGCCGAACAGGAAGGCATTCTGCAATTGACCGATCGTCATTGGGATGTCATCCGCTTCATGCGCAAAGAATACCTCGAAAACGGCGAGGTCCCGACCATTCGCCGGCTGAAAAACGCCGGCGGCATTCCGACGAAGGAATTGTACGAGTTGTTTCCGAACGGGCCGGCCAAGAAAGCCGCGCGCATCGCCGGTCTGCCGAAACCCAAAGGCTGTGTGTAA
- a CDS encoding DUF1641 domain-containing protein has protein sequence MNNMELEKRLDDIDRKLDVLTAQMMQNERRQREWQELKDDLSRIGTDVFQTAVTELEEVSQHFDAKDLLHLLKRLLRNTRHLSKLLEQMESAADFVADAAPLGKQVFLELLATLNELERKGYFSFFKELFRVLDRIVATFSAEDVKALGENITTILLTIKNLTQPDVLSAVNNAVAVYKNLDIKVDENVSYWHLLKTARTPEMKRSLAFGMQLLKNLSHSDLAPNGKN, from the coding sequence ATGAACAACATGGAACTTGAAAAAAGGCTGGACGACATTGATCGCAAGCTCGATGTTTTGACGGCGCAGATGATGCAAAATGAGCGCCGCCAGCGCGAATGGCAGGAACTGAAAGATGATTTGAGCCGGATCGGAACCGACGTGTTTCAAACCGCGGTCACCGAGCTGGAGGAAGTGTCGCAGCATTTTGACGCAAAGGATTTGCTGCATCTGCTCAAAAGGCTGCTGCGCAACACCCGCCATCTCAGCAAGCTGCTCGAGCAGATGGAAAGCGCCGCGGATTTCGTCGCCGATGCAGCCCCGCTCGGCAAACAGGTTTTTCTCGAGTTGCTCGCCACCTTGAACGAGCTGGAGCGCAAGGGTTATTTCAGCTTTTTTAAAGAGCTGTTTCGCGTTCTCGACCGCATCGTCGCCACGTTCTCGGCGGAAGATGTCAAAGCGCTGGGTGAGAATATCACGACGATTCTGCTGACGATCAAAAATCTGACGCAGCCGGATGTGCTCTCGGCGGTCAACAACGCGGTGGCGGTTTATAAAAATCTCGACATCAAAGTCGATGAGAACGTTTCGTATTGGCATTTGCTGAAAACGGCCCGAACGCCGGAAATGAAACGCAGTCTGGCCTTCGGCATGCAGTTGTTGAAAAATCTTTCCCATTCGGATTTGGCGCCGAATGGCAAAAATTAA
- a CDS encoding NAD(P)/FAD-dependent oxidoreductase produces MKKLVILGAGTAGTIMANKLAAALDATEWQITIVDKDETHYYQPGFLFIPFGIYTRADVIKPKRDYLPPQVNLIMSNIEMIEPEKSRVKLESGAVLPYDFLIIATGSRINPDETPGLRNGAWHKNIFDFYTLDGAVGLANFLKYWEGGRMVMNVVEMPIKCPVAPLEFVFLADWWFTEQGMRDKVDLTFVTPLPGAFTKPKASKFLGNFLERKNIHLVPEFAIERVDSAANKIISYDEREVEYDLLVTVPTNMGDEVIGRSGLGDDLNFVPTDPKTLRAKNYENIFVLGDATNLTSSKAGSVAHFQAEVLFENILRAIDKRPLLPRFDGHANCFIESGFGKGILIDFNYDVEPLPGKFPLPGIGPFSLLEETKMNHWGKMMFRWVYWNLLLKGAELPIEAQMNMAGKRQ; encoded by the coding sequence ATGAAAAAATTAGTGATACTCGGCGCGGGCACGGCCGGCACCATCATGGCGAACAAGCTGGCGGCGGCGCTGGATGCAACCGAGTGGCAGATCACCATCGTCGACAAGGACGAGACGCATTACTACCAACCCGGATTTCTCTTCATCCCGTTCGGCATTTACACGCGCGCCGACGTGATCAAGCCCAAGCGCGATTATCTGCCGCCGCAGGTGAATTTGATCATGTCGAACATCGAAATGATCGAGCCGGAGAAAAGCCGCGTGAAATTGGAAAGCGGCGCGGTGCTGCCGTATGATTTTCTCATCATCGCCACCGGCTCGCGGATCAACCCCGACGAAACTCCCGGCCTGCGCAACGGCGCCTGGCACAAAAATATTTTTGATTTCTATACCCTCGACGGCGCGGTTGGCCTGGCGAATTTTTTGAAATATTGGGAAGGCGGGCGCATGGTGATGAACGTCGTCGAGATGCCGATCAAATGCCCGGTCGCCCCACTGGAGTTTGTTTTTCTCGCCGACTGGTGGTTTACCGAGCAGGGCATGCGCGACAAAGTCGATCTCACGTTCGTGACGCCGCTGCCCGGCGCGTTTACCAAACCCAAAGCCTCCAAATTTCTCGGCAATTTTTTGGAGCGCAAAAACATCCATCTCGTGCCGGAATTTGCCATCGAGCGCGTCGACAGCGCCGCCAACAAAATCATTTCCTACGACGAGCGCGAAGTCGAATACGATTTGCTCGTCACCGTGCCAACGAACATGGGCGACGAGGTGATCGGCCGCTCGGGGCTGGGCGATGATCTCAACTTCGTGCCGACCGATCCCAAAACGCTTCGCGCCAAAAATTATGAAAATATTTTCGTGCTCGGCGACGCGACCAATCTGACCTCGTCGAAAGCCGGATCGGTGGCGCATTTCCAGGCCGAAGTTCTGTTTGAAAATATTTTGCGCGCCATCGACAAGCGGCCGCTGCTGCCGCGTTTCGACGGCCACGCCAATTGTTTCATCGAGTCCGGTTTCGGCAAGGGCATTTTGATCGATTTCAATTACGACGTCGAGCCGCTGCCCGGAAAATTCCCGCTGCCCGGCATCGGCCCCTTTTCGCTGCTGGAAGAAACCAAGATGAATCACTGGGGCAAAATGATGTTTCGCTGGGTATATTGGAATTTGCTGCTCAAAGGCGCGGAACTGCCGATTGAAGCGCAAATGAACATGGCGGGCAAGAGGCAATGA
- a CDS encoding MerR family transcriptional regulator, whose translation MLQTSNGSVVKIGHVAKQLRIAVETIRMYEREGLFIPAKTTTGQRVFTEEDVHWMNCIRRLIKEQGLNLAGIRRLLALMPCWQIKPCSLADRRGCPAFTGATQPCWTLKPNLPAICRTADCRECQVYRSASDCTNLKTLLYKLQHKEATSSSTRSR comes from the coding sequence ATGTTGCAGACAAGCAATGGCAGCGTCGTAAAAATCGGGCACGTGGCGAAACAGCTTCGCATTGCGGTTGAGACAATTCGCATGTACGAGCGTGAAGGCTTGTTCATCCCGGCGAAAACGACGACGGGACAACGCGTCTTTACCGAAGAGGACGTGCATTGGATGAATTGCATTCGCCGCCTGATCAAGGAGCAGGGTCTCAACCTCGCCGGCATTCGCCGGCTGTTGGCGCTGATGCCGTGTTGGCAGATAAAGCCGTGTTCTCTTGCAGATCGCCGAGGCTGTCCCGCATTTACGGGCGCCACGCAACCGTGTTGGACCTTGAAGCCGAACCTCCCGGCAATCTGCCGTACGGCGGATTGCCGCGAGTGTCAAGTCTATCGCAGCGCTTCGGATTGCACGAATCTCAAAACGCTGCTGTATAAATTGCAGCACAAAGAAGCAACGTCGTCATCAACCAGGTCAAGATAA
- a CDS encoding T9SS type A sorting domain-containing protein: MLSFRTKSRLLILTALCCAAFANPVLAQQKTLARLYDPIVVAAGKLPALTNDTIKVFTAYRYTNGNFEASPFQIDEVNERGLFLRESDTIADTNDQVVFMPGDTGDRAPTDKWIDGSTEIRLELEVTDPITHEKGWLYLFRRVPNPPKPAAHVRYSRGSVTNGADTVFATSYIDAHDAQGWFVDTRIKAPYGDNNDILDRQKVRVGGRFSIFNVVINEQDNLRYRSIRYGGGPVRVLRELGISLIFLEAVIDSTASFVTQYFPFSTVFGAQNAKIPEVSGLTVNSIRQSVDLNERAIGMKFFNAFNQNGITIDGAVDSPAKTITDPPDGLNWLMRTGEPGTILTLMNIPMIGAKRELYYTDDSRTNADDTGDKKSYGDAGILVTSTGNITGSFSFDFITYYLGKNQAVTVGEQFKQYTLKPLQVTAARQTRTVSAVLDDSPTPTTFVLNEAQPNPFAPRQGQVRISFTIGATSALPSLRIFNVLGQEVASFAGAELRRNNAVLWDGRDRLGRLVPAGVYFYQLEVGRQHAVKKLVLIR, from the coding sequence ATGCTGTCTTTTCGTACCAAAAGCCGCTTGTTGATTTTGACCGCGCTGTGTTGTGCTGCATTCGCCAATCCTGTTTTGGCTCAACAGAAAACATTGGCGCGGCTTTACGATCCGATCGTCGTCGCCGCCGGCAAGCTGCCAGCCTTGACCAACGACACCATCAAGGTTTTTACCGCTTATCGTTATACCAACGGCAATTTCGAAGCTTCGCCCTTTCAAATTGACGAAGTGAATGAAAGAGGACTGTTTTTGCGTGAAAGCGACACGATTGCGGATACCAACGATCAGGTGGTTTTTATGCCGGGCGATACCGGCGATCGCGCGCCGACCGACAAATGGATCGACGGCAGCACCGAGATTCGTCTCGAGCTGGAAGTGACCGATCCCATCACCCATGAGAAGGGCTGGCTGTATCTTTTTCGCCGTGTTCCCAATCCCCCCAAACCCGCTGCGCACGTTCGTTATTCCCGCGGCTCGGTAACTAACGGGGCCGACACCGTTTTTGCGACAAGCTACATCGACGCCCATGACGCCCAGGGTTGGTTCGTCGACACGCGGATCAAAGCGCCATACGGTGATAATAACGATATTTTGGACCGCCAAAAAGTTCGGGTCGGCGGACGATTTTCCATTTTTAACGTGGTGATTAATGAACAGGACAATCTGAGGTACCGCAGCATTCGATATGGCGGCGGTCCGGTGCGGGTGTTGCGCGAGCTTGGCATCAGTCTCATTTTTCTCGAGGCGGTGATTGACTCCACCGCCAGCTTCGTGACGCAGTACTTTCCTTTTAGCACGGTCTTCGGCGCGCAAAACGCAAAAATTCCCGAAGTCAGCGGCTTGACCGTCAATTCAATCCGGCAATCTGTCGATTTGAACGAACGCGCGATTGGCATGAAATTCTTCAACGCCTTCAATCAGAATGGCATCACCATTGACGGGGCGGTGGATTCACCCGCTAAAACCATCACCGATCCGCCCGACGGCTTGAATTGGTTGATGCGCACCGGCGAGCCGGGGACGATTTTGACGCTGATGAACATTCCGATGATCGGTGCCAAACGCGAGCTTTATTACACCGACGATTCGCGTACGAACGCCGATGATACCGGTGACAAAAAATCTTATGGCGACGCCGGCATTCTCGTGACTTCAACCGGCAACATTACCGGCTCGTTCAGCTTTGATTTCATCACGTACTATTTGGGAAAAAATCAAGCCGTCACCGTCGGCGAACAGTTCAAGCAATACACGCTCAAACCGCTGCAGGTGACGGCGGCGAGGCAAACCCGAACGGTTTCGGCGGTGCTCGACGATTCGCCAACACCCACGACCTTTGTTCTCAACGAAGCGCAGCCGAATCCGTTTGCGCCGCGGCAGGGGCAAGTCCGAATCAGCTTCACTATCGGCGCCACCTCGGCGTTGCCGAGCTTGCGGATTTTTAATGTGCTGGGCCAGGAAGTCGCAAGTTTTGCCGGCGCTGAATTGCGCCGCAACAACGCTGTCCTGTGGGATGGCCGCGACCGTTTAGGCCGCCTCGTTCCCGCCGGCGTTTACTTCTATCAATTGGAAGTTGGCCGCCAGCACGCCGTGAAAAAACTGGTGCTGATCCGATAA